One segment of Candidatus Manganitrophus noduliformans DNA contains the following:
- a CDS encoding YCF48-related protein: protein MNPVSSRRLISFRFKRTPSFRVFAPFFLSLSLIACGSGASTSSPNPKLPDSRSKQPAISEIQIAPTETTLLVGEIRPFAATVLDGAGEAVMGVEVSWRIADPEVGQVASDGSVKGLNVGTTTLTAFIGEVTSNEAFLEVVSPPRTPLPVDSIDLDGLSQPLFVGNEIRLVATARDADGKSIPGVIVTWSSSAPGIVSIDSSGSATAQAAGSATVTATAENGVSGSMVVIVRDDNLKPSAEIATTARSGIAPLTVTFDATGSSDPDGSILSYTWTFGDGSPPGKGAVIDHTYQNAGEFKATLDVADNRGATGTASVAITVHSPSPPPPPGSGWRPKGINGDLFGVHFVSPTEGWAVGLNEVIAYTTDGGATWTLQENLVFTGSPSPEAAPIDFYDVFFTDARTGWAVGWPEAIFKTTDGGATWVEQHLHRGYWGDRNGDGTWDQRDWCTTWNSADQYCSRKVGVYLRKVVFADSRHGWTVGRFGFIFKTDDGGATWRAIPQTGAVRPLPVPCTYPAGHSQAGQPRPDVVSYNPHLFTVDVISPNEVWIGGGSEADEPCATGWLRMLGHTTDGGQTWRFLYEAENGGQLEGNGRLFDIKFSRNVDGSAGPIGWAVGGNGTARANALQTTDGGQTWRQVRSASNFSNAYYGLALLSPSDIWMAGWGGLILHSSDGGASWRQQTSGTSSQLRRVFFFDKNHGWIAGQGQVFRTVSGGD from the coding sequence GTGAACCCTGTTTCCTCTCGCCGTCTTATCTCGTTTCGATTCAAACGCACCCCCTCTTTCCGGGTCTTCGCGCCATTTTTCTTGTCACTCTCCCTCATCGCCTGCGGGAGCGGCGCCTCAACCTCTTCACCCAATCCCAAACTGCCCGATTCCCGATCGAAGCAGCCGGCTATCTCGGAGATACAGATCGCGCCGACGGAGACGACTCTCCTGGTCGGAGAGATCCGGCCGTTCGCGGCGACCGTCCTGGATGGCGCGGGCGAAGCGGTGATGGGGGTCGAGGTTTCCTGGAGGATCGCCGATCCGGAGGTGGGGCAGGTCGCCTCGGATGGCTCCGTGAAGGGACTTAATGTAGGAACAACAACCTTGACCGCCTTCATCGGAGAGGTCACCAGCAACGAAGCGTTTTTGGAGGTCGTGTCGCCCCCCCGGACCCCCCTCCCCGTCGACTCGATCGATTTGGACGGCCTTTCTCAGCCGCTCTTCGTCGGCAACGAGATCCGGCTCGTTGCAACGGCGAGGGATGCCGACGGGAAATCGATCCCCGGCGTGATCGTTACATGGAGTTCCAGCGCGCCGGGAATCGTATCGATCGATTCGAGCGGATCGGCAACGGCCCAGGCGGCCGGAAGCGCCACCGTCACCGCGACGGCGGAGAACGGCGTCAGCGGGTCGATGGTCGTGATCGTGCGCGACGATAATCTGAAACCGTCGGCGGAGATTGCCACCACCGCGAGGAGCGGGATCGCCCCCCTCACCGTCACCTTCGACGCCACGGGATCGTCCGACCCCGACGGTTCGATTCTCTCCTATACTTGGACCTTCGGAGACGGCTCCCCCCCGGGCAAAGGGGCGGTGATTGATCACACCTATCAAAACGCCGGCGAGTTCAAGGCCACCCTCGACGTCGCCGACAACAGAGGCGCCACCGGGACGGCGTCCGTCGCCATCACCGTGCATTCTCCCTCTCCCCCGCCCCCTCCAGGATCAGGTTGGCGGCCCAAGGGGATCAACGGCGATCTCTTCGGGGTCCACTTCGTTTCCCCCACCGAGGGATGGGCCGTCGGACTCAACGAGGTGATCGCATACACGACCGATGGCGGCGCCACCTGGACACTTCAGGAAAATCTGGTCTTCACCGGATCGCCCTCTCCCGAAGCCGCGCCGATCGACTTCTACGACGTCTTTTTTACCGATGCCCGAACCGGCTGGGCGGTCGGCTGGCCGGAGGCGATCTTCAAGACGACCGACGGCGGGGCGACCTGGGTGGAGCAGCACCTGCATCGCGGCTACTGGGGTGATCGCAACGGAGACGGAACGTGGGATCAGCGAGACTGGTGCACGACTTGGAACAGCGCCGATCAGTACTGCAGCAGAAAGGTCGGCGTCTACCTGCGCAAGGTCGTGTTTGCCGACAGCCGGCATGGGTGGACCGTCGGGCGCTTCGGGTTTATCTTCAAGACCGACGACGGCGGGGCGACCTGGCGGGCGATCCCGCAGACCGGCGCCGTCCGCCCCCTTCCGGTGCCGTGCACCTATCCGGCGGGACATTCGCAGGCCGGTCAGCCGCGGCCGGACGTGGTTTCTTACAATCCCCATCTCTTTACGGTCGATGTCATCAGTCCGAATGAGGTCTGGATCGGCGGCGGATCGGAGGCGGACGAGCCGTGCGCGACGGGGTGGCTTCGGATGCTCGGGCACACCACCGACGGCGGGCAGACGTGGCGGTTCCTCTACGAGGCCGAAAACGGCGGGCAGCTCGAAGGAAACGGTCGTCTCTTTGACATCAAGTTCAGCCGGAATGTGGACGGCTCGGCGGGGCCGATCGGCTGGGCGGTCGGGGGAAACGGCACGGCCCGCGCCAATGCTCTCCAGACAACCGACGGGGGTCAAACATGGCGCCAGGTAAGATCGGCGTCGAACTTCTCCAACGCCTATTACGGTCTTGCCCTCCTCTCCCCCTCCGACATTTGGATGGCGGGGTGGGGCGGGCTGATTCTCCACAGCAGTGACGGGGGAGCAAGCTGGCGGCAGCAGACAAGCGGGACGTCCAGCCAGCTGCGCCGGGTCTTTTTCTTCGATAAGAACCACGGCTGGATCGCCGGTCAAGGCCAGGTCTTCCGAACCGTGTCAGGAGGAGACTGA